From the Psychrobacillus sp. FSL K6-4046 genome, one window contains:
- a CDS encoding FAD-dependent oxidoreductase, translating to MNLHNGSLYWPTTTKPFTPTFIEPLDIYDVVIVGGGMSGSLTALSLANTGLKVAVLDKRMMGTGSTSANTGLLQYSNDIMLHELIDQIGEKDAVRFYQLCYEAMDELELVAKSLDEDSDFIRRPSLCFASEENDVEKLKAEYITLQKYNFPCDYLGRNEIAKKFSFSKDGALLTLGDAEVNPLKFVQGVLRKAEELDVHLYPYTEVINVIDRDDDLEVRTTGKSFYAKKVVYTTGYEDVPVGKRRGADINHSYVFVSNPISNLSGWHEKALIWETKRPYLYARTCKEGRLIIGGMDKDQPEAPQSEELMMKRVENLLFQAKELFPQYDISIDYAYAATFGESTDNLPFIGEHPTKENHYYLLGYGGNGTVYSMLGSHILRDLITGHKNEDAEIVQLNRLSKSKEATNQ from the coding sequence ATGAATCTACATAACGGGTCTCTTTATTGGCCAACTACAACAAAACCATTTACTCCAACATTCATTGAGCCTTTAGATATATACGATGTCGTTATTGTCGGTGGAGGAATGTCTGGCTCCTTAACTGCGCTATCGCTTGCGAATACAGGATTGAAGGTTGCAGTATTAGATAAACGTATGATGGGTACCGGCAGCACTAGTGCGAATACAGGATTACTTCAGTATTCAAATGACATTATGCTTCATGAACTAATTGACCAAATCGGCGAAAAGGATGCTGTTCGCTTTTATCAGCTCTGTTATGAAGCAATGGATGAATTAGAGCTTGTGGCTAAAAGTCTCGATGAGGATTCGGATTTTATACGACGCCCTAGCCTGTGTTTTGCTAGCGAAGAAAATGATGTCGAGAAGCTAAAGGCGGAATACATAACACTTCAAAAATATAACTTTCCTTGTGATTATTTAGGAAGAAACGAGATAGCCAAAAAATTTTCCTTTTCCAAGGATGGCGCCCTACTAACTTTAGGTGACGCAGAGGTTAACCCGTTAAAGTTTGTACAGGGGGTTCTTCGAAAAGCGGAAGAGCTAGACGTTCATCTATATCCATATACAGAAGTTATAAATGTGATAGATAGAGATGATGATCTGGAAGTTCGAACAACTGGAAAATCGTTCTATGCTAAAAAAGTTGTATATACGACTGGATATGAGGATGTCCCTGTTGGAAAACGTAGGGGAGCTGATATCAATCATTCTTATGTGTTCGTCAGCAATCCTATTAGTAATTTAAGTGGCTGGCATGAAAAAGCTTTAATATGGGAGACAAAGCGACCTTACTTATACGCTCGTACATGCAAAGAAGGTAGATTAATTATAGGTGGTATGGACAAAGACCAACCTGAGGCACCACAATCGGAAGAGCTGATGATGAAGAGAGTAGAAAATCTTCTTTTCCAAGCAAAAGAACTATTCCCCCAATACGATATAAGCATTGATTATGCATATGCTGCGACTTTTGGAGAATCTACTGATAATCTTCCATTCATTGGAGAACATCCAACGAAAGAAAATCATTATTACCTATTAGGTTATGGTGGAAACGGAACCGTTTATAGTATGCTCGGATCTCATATATTGAGAGATTTAATAACCGGTCATAAGAATGAGGATGCTGAGATTGTACAGTTGAATAGGCTAAGTAAAAGCAAAGAAGCGACTAATCAATAA
- a CDS encoding 5'-3' exonuclease yields the protein MTQEKPRVLVIDGMALLFRSFFATAMSGNYFKNEKGIPTNAVQGFARHVLAAQELMNPTHMAVCWDKGMKTFRNDLFDGYKANRPKPAEEMIPQFDMAQELSEHLGWQNFGIVGMEADDTIASITHKWKDEAHFTIVSGDKDLLQLLDPSTEIAFTKKGFTIYDYYNHERFTDEYGISPLQFPDVKAFMGDSSDGYAGVKGIGPKTALQLIQAYGSVEKVIDSLHLLTKGQRTKIEADLEMLHLSKQLATISRDVPIEAELDHLVIPNIDTNKFDFLYEHGYTILARQLQGKQKPVGQL from the coding sequence ATGACACAGGAAAAACCTCGTGTATTAGTTATAGATGGTATGGCATTATTATTCCGTTCTTTCTTTGCAACTGCTATGTCAGGAAACTATTTTAAAAATGAAAAGGGGATTCCAACGAATGCAGTACAGGGCTTTGCTCGTCATGTATTGGCAGCACAGGAGCTAATGAACCCTACTCATATGGCGGTTTGCTGGGATAAAGGAATGAAAACGTTTAGAAATGATTTATTTGATGGGTATAAAGCGAATCGGCCAAAGCCAGCAGAGGAGATGATTCCTCAATTTGATATGGCCCAGGAGCTGTCGGAGCATTTAGGATGGCAAAACTTTGGGATAGTTGGAATGGAAGCAGACGATACGATTGCATCTATCACACATAAATGGAAAGACGAAGCCCATTTCACGATTGTCAGTGGCGATAAGGATTTACTTCAGCTTTTAGATCCTTCTACTGAAATTGCATTCACGAAAAAGGGCTTTACGATATATGACTACTATAATCATGAAAGATTCACAGATGAATACGGTATCTCTCCACTGCAGTTCCCGGATGTGAAGGCTTTTATGGGAGATTCCAGTGATGGCTATGCAGGTGTGAAGGGTATTGGACCGAAAACTGCTCTTCAGCTTATACAAGCCTATGGTTCAGTTGAAAAGGTAATAGACTCACTGCATCTCTTAACAAAGGGACAGCGAACAAAAATTGAGGCTGATTTAGAAATGCTTCACTTATCGAAGCAGCTTGCTACCATCAGTAGAGATGTACCAATTGAAGCGGAGCTCGATCACTTAGTCATACCGAATATTGATACGAACAAATTCGATTTTTTATATGAGCATGGCTACACTATTTTAGCTCGTCAGCTGCAAGGGAAACAGAAGCCGGTGGGACAACTTTAA
- a CDS encoding C39 family peptidase: MKIQLPVKGFSQYDVSINPKLQSSACGPVTVYVLLNYLLPNHSYIPNDLYKHLKGTRIGLFTYRFIRRLKKLLGPGWTIQKCSIEESLGELQQGRPVALKFDKYFSFKWKQKFSFSYHWVPLIGYEKNNDELYLIVHDNGGRGRESSIRKIKYTENAPILTFIKVVPPASVSLAADELK; the protein is encoded by the coding sequence TTGAAAATCCAATTGCCGGTTAAAGGCTTTTCCCAGTACGATGTTTCCATTAATCCAAAGCTACAATCTTCTGCATGTGGACCGGTCACAGTATATGTGCTCCTAAACTATCTTTTACCGAACCACTCCTACATTCCTAACGATTTGTATAAACATTTAAAAGGAACAAGAATCGGTCTATTTACATATCGATTTATTAGGCGATTAAAAAAGCTTCTTGGTCCTGGTTGGACAATCCAAAAATGCTCCATAGAGGAGTCCTTAGGTGAGCTGCAACAAGGTAGACCAGTGGCATTAAAGTTTGATAAATATTTTTCTTTTAAATGGAAACAGAAATTCTCTTTTTCCTATCACTGGGTACCATTAATTGGGTATGAAAAAAATAACGATGAACTCTATTTAATCGTTCATGATAATGGTGGAAGAGGACGAGAAAGTTCTATACGCAAGATAAAATATACAGAAAATGCCCCTATCCTCACATTTATTAAAGTTGTCCCACCGGCTTCTGTTTCCCTTGCAGCTGACGAGCTAAAATAG
- a CDS encoding GNAT family N-acetyltransferase — protein MIRVLEETDFEAAADLASMAYPGMGIQSEEKKKEYEERLKREQREENGILFYGSFNAKEELVGIYRRSDFECNINGEFQRLFGIGMVAVHILHKKEKVAFELLNHFHQEARKENVALVALYPFSSSFYRKMGYGYGPLKYEFRIKPGALNSNGQKDLVELLSPTDVEEITVLYNHFAQMHHGMIKRTWSERQHIKNAASRYVGVREDGKLIGALAFSLQPVKDSHFLHQNMMIHEWVWSSQKGFKQLEAWVHSQQDQVDRIIYGTNNPAFVYSLNNPPNDSNHLIPSVYHEVATTGSGLMYRISDIPLFFKQMHFQTLRKPAGQPEIIVKVEDTFIEEQSGFYKLSFLGGEWDIEKVGENIGQVNIEIGIQDLSAWWMGCVSIKDLDSYGEVVVKGCSPEDLDDWFKPRKAPICMTNF, from the coding sequence TTGATTAGAGTATTAGAGGAAACGGATTTTGAGGCAGCAGCTGACCTAGCGTCTATGGCATATCCAGGAATGGGCATTCAGTCAGAGGAAAAGAAGAAGGAATATGAGGAAAGACTGAAACGAGAGCAAAGGGAAGAAAACGGTATTCTTTTTTATGGAAGCTTTAACGCGAAAGAAGAATTAGTAGGAATCTACCGACGAAGTGATTTTGAATGTAATATTAATGGTGAGTTTCAACGTCTATTTGGGATAGGCATGGTGGCAGTACATATTTTACATAAGAAGGAAAAGGTAGCATTTGAGCTGTTGAACCATTTTCACCAAGAAGCAAGAAAGGAAAATGTGGCTCTTGTGGCTCTATATCCTTTTAGCTCTAGTTTTTACCGCAAAATGGGCTATGGCTACGGTCCATTAAAGTACGAGTTTAGGATAAAACCGGGTGCTTTAAATAGTAATGGACAGAAGGACTTGGTAGAGCTGTTATCTCCTACAGATGTAGAAGAAATTACAGTCTTATATAACCACTTTGCCCAAATGCATCATGGTATGATCAAACGGACATGGAGTGAGCGTCAGCATATTAAAAATGCAGCATCTCGTTATGTAGGGGTCCGAGAAGACGGCAAGCTGATAGGGGCCTTGGCTTTTAGCCTTCAGCCAGTGAAGGATAGTCACTTCCTGCATCAAAATATGATGATTCATGAGTGGGTATGGAGTAGCCAGAAGGGCTTTAAGCAGCTAGAGGCATGGGTTCATTCCCAGCAGGACCAGGTTGATCGAATCATATATGGAACGAACAACCCCGCATTTGTTTATAGCTTAAACAATCCACCAAATGACTCTAATCACTTAATACCTAGTGTCTATCATGAGGTGGCCACCACTGGATCGGGTTTAATGTATCGGATTTCAGATATTCCACTCTTTTTTAAGCAAATGCATTTTCAAACACTTCGCAAGCCAGCCGGCCAACCAGAAATTATTGTGAAGGTCGAGGACACCTTTATCGAGGAGCAGTCAGGCTTTTATAAGCTTTCATTTTTGGGTGGAGAATGGGATATTGAAAAAGTTGGAGAGAATATCGGTCAGGTGAATATCGAAATAGGAATTCAAGATTTAAGTGCATGGTGGATGGGCTGTGTATCGATTAAGGATTTGGATAGCTATGGTGAAGTAGTAGTGAAGGGTTGTAGCCCAGAGGATTTAGATGACTGGTTTAAGCCACGAAAAGCACCAATTTGTATGACAAATTTTTAA
- a CDS encoding STAS domain-containing protein — protein sequence MSQDNEILELKEKVAYYERIIKAMSTPIIPSIVPKTILMPIAGYMYKERFENIETETLQYIGEHKEVEHAIFDFTGVTVEHIEEFDYNELAISISRLNSSLRLMGIRPIYVGFNPKFIREIVHADLHVNIETYKNFREALNRLLQESNKTIASK from the coding sequence TTGTCGCAAGATAACGAAATTCTGGAATTAAAAGAGAAAGTCGCTTACTATGAACGAATTATAAAAGCAATGTCAACCCCAATCATTCCATCTATTGTGCCTAAAACAATTTTGATGCCGATTGCCGGCTATATGTATAAGGAACGGTTTGAAAATATTGAGACGGAAACACTACAATATATTGGCGAGCATAAAGAAGTAGAACACGCTATTTTCGATTTTACCGGGGTAACTGTGGAGCATATTGAGGAATTCGATTACAATGAATTGGCCATATCTATATCCCGACTGAATAGCTCTCTTCGTTTAATGGGAATCCGTCCAATCTATGTTGGCTTTAACCCAAAATTTATTCGAGAAATTGTCCATGCAGATCTACATGTTAATATCGAAACATATAAAAATTTCCGAGAAGCATTGAACCGCCTACTGCAAGAATCCAATAAAACAATCGCTTCTAAATAA